The genomic segment TGATCTACGTGCCGTTCGTCGTCTCGCTCCTGGGCGTCTGGTTCCTGCTGCTGCCGATGAACTGGCGCGGCCTGCAAGATGCCTGGCGCATGACCGCCGTGCCGGGTACCTGGGAGGCGACTCCTTTGGAAAAAGAGCAGGCAGAGCTCTTCGCGCCCAGCACTTGGCAGTGGGCGTCGCTCGTCTTGTTGCTGCCGCGCATCGCCTTGTCGGTGGTCGTCTTTGCCATGCTCGCGGTGTTGCCCTACGCCGCCGGAGGCCGCACGGTCATCAACCTGCTACCCAACGTCGATGCGGGCGCAACCTTCCCCGACGGCAACGACCTGCTTACCTGGTTTGTCGGCTGGTGCGTTCTTGCGCCGACCGTGTGGTACGTGCCGCGCGTGATTCTGGCGGCGCTGGTCAGCGTGGTCATGATCCCACTCACGCTCAAGCAGGCTGGCGCCCAGCAAGCGATGGATCAGGTCTATGCCCGCTGGCCCTTCGGTCTGGCGGCGACGGCGGTGGCGTTCCTCGGCGCCTGCACGGCCTCGTTCGCCGACATTCCGGGCGAGGATATCGAACCGCTGCAGCCGGTGCTGCGCGACAACTTCTGGCTGTTGATCCACGTGTTGACGATCGTGGCCAGCTACGCGGCCGGTGCGCTGGCCTGGGGCCTCGGCACGATTGCGCTGTTCTACTACTTGTTCGGCAAGTATCGCGAGCCGACCTCGACCGCTCTTTCGGCCACGCATCGTCCGGCCGGCGGCGAAACAGTCGCACGCGCCGTCCGTTATCGCGCACCCGCCGAGTGCGACGCCCTGGCCGGCTACGTCTATAAATCGATTCAGGTCGCGGTCGTGCTGCTCGCGGCCGGCACGATTCTGGGGGCGCTATGGGCCGACGTGGCCTGGGGGCGCTTCTGGGGCTGGGATCCCAAGGAGGTCTGGGCCCTGATCTCCTTCCTCGTCTACCTGGCCATCTTGCACGGCCGCTATGCCGGCATGTTCGGCAACTTCGGGCTCGTCGTCGGCTCGGCGCTTGGAGCCTCGGCCATCGTCATGTCGTGGTACGGCGTGAACTTCGTGCTGGGCGTGGGCCTGCACTCGTATGGCTTCGGCAGCGGCGGACAGCTCGAAGTCTTCGGCGCGATGATGGCCTACTGGCTGGCGCTCGTGCTCCCCGCGGCCGTTCGCTATCGCCTGAAAACGAGCGAGCACGGTCGGTTCCCGCCCCCCACGAACGCCGGAGCCGCGCGGAACGAAGCGGAACTGGTCTCGTCGACGCGCGACTAAGAACGTAGCGCAAGATGCCGAGCCGCAGCGATCGGCGTCAGCCGCCGATTTTTTTGATCGCTTCTTCGGCGAGCTTCACCAGACGCGGCTGACCGCTCGCCATGGCCGCCTTGAGCGCGGGCAGCCCCGCTGCGGCCGAGCGGCCGATTTTTCCCAAGGCCCAGGCCGCCCGCTGGCGGACAATGATATCGCCATTGCCTTCGAGGGTGGCGATCAGCGGCGGCACGGCGCGAGCCCCTTCGGCCCCCAGGCGACCGAGCAGCGTGGCCGCCCAGTAACTGACGTCGGGGGAACCCGCGGGGAGCAACTCGACCAGGTCATTCAGGTCGGCCGCCGGCGGGGGACCAATTTCTTCCAGCGCCGCCGTGGCCCATTCGCGAACCTCGCGATCTTCGTCGGCGCAGGCCCGGGCGAGATCCAGTGCCGCCACTTTGGCGGTCGGGCCCAAGCGAGCCAGTTCTTCCGCGGCGCGACGGCGCTCGGCGGCGTCCGCCGAGGCCAAGGCTGACATCAACTGATCGACCGCTCCAGACATTGCAAAATCAATCGCAAAAAACCAGCGGCCGCCTGTGACCGAGCTGGTAAGCCAAAGGGGCAAATCGCCGGCCCCACGACCGCAATCGGGGGCCAGCCAACGCGCCGATATCATTAAATCGTCGGCTCGCTTAAGTCAAGAGAAGTAGGGCCGCTGGGCCGCATGAGTGGCCTGACGGCCTCCTCGCTGCTGGCGTCATTTCCGGCGGCGGACCCGATTTCTAGTTGAAATCTTCGTCCCTGGGCCGTATCAGCAATAGACGAGGCTCCGTGCGCTCGTCGCGAAGGTCCCCGGCGGAGCCCATCCAGCCGTACCAAAGCCGCATGTCTCATCCCATGACCGCAACGGTCGCTACCGAATCGGGCGATGCCGAACTGCTGCGCAGGTTTCGGTCCGACCGCAACGACGGGATCCGCGGTCTGCTGGCGCGACATGGCGGTCGGGTGCGGACAATCCTCCGGCGCCGTTACCGGCCTACGCTCGACACGCAACTCACCGATGCCGCCTTGTATGCGGCCGCGGGGCGCGCCCTGGAACGCTTCGACCCGCGACGCTCGCAGCTCGGCCCCTGGCTGCTGTTCCTGGCCGATCGCGAGGCGGTGAACCTCTTGCGCGGCGAACGCCGACATCGCGAACGTCGGGTCGAATGGAACGAGTTGGAGCCGGCCGATGGGCAACCTTCGCCCGAGCAACTGGTGGCCGACGCCGAACTGGCCGACGTCCTGCGTGACGCCATGACCCGGCTGTTGACCGAGCTCGAACGCCGCGTGATCGAGGCCGATCTCGACGCCGCGGACACGGCCAGCGCCACGCAATTGGCCGAGGCCTTGGAAACGAGCGAGCAATCGATCTATGCCGCACGCGGACGTGCCCGGGCCAAGCTGCTGCAATCGCCCGTGCTGAAAAAACACTTCGAGAGGCCGTAGGTAACTTCGACGAGGTCTTATCCGACCATGAAACCACGACGCGAATCCAACGGACCCCACGGTACCTGGGAGGCCTGGTCGGCCCGAGCCGGTCGGGCGCTGGCACGCGGGCCCCTGTCGCTCGCCGATGCGCAGGCCGCTTTCGACGCGGCCTCGCCGAGCGAGCTCGACGACAGCGAGCTCGAGGCCATCTGCCACGCTGGAGTGGCGATCTATGGCGAGAGCCTCGAGCGCGAGGCGAACCCAAACGCAACGAGTGGCTCCCATCGCTCGGGGCCGCATCACGGGCTGCTGCACGAGCGACTTGACCGTCGCGAGATGCCGACCTCGTTGACCATGTTCGCCTGGCCGGCCGAGGTGACCGAGATGAGCACGCAGTTCACGCCCGCGGCCGGCGCTGCTGCTGCGGAAGCATCCTGGCCATTTGAACGGCATCTGGTCGAACGAGCTTCCTGGCAGGGCACGCACGACTGGACGCCGCAGCACGAGGCCTCGGCCGATACGGGCATCGCGGCGCACACCGTCGAATGGCAGGACACGCTCGAAATCGACACACAGCTTGTGCTGGGTGGCTTTGCCACGGCGTTTTCTCCCGCGAGCTCCGACGGAATCCACGAAGCGGTCTTTTCGCACGACGGCTGGCTTGAAGCCGTCTAGCAGGCCGGGGAAGCATTTCTCGGCTGGCGCGGATCGCAGGATGCGATCCCAAAATCGCGACGTCCGTCGTGTTTTTGCGCGCCGCGAGCAGCTTTGCCGCGAACTTGGCGTGTCGTCAATGATCTGGCGAAGCGCTGCCCGTCAGGCTGGGCAGCATCATCACCACCACGGCCCCCAAGACGAGCCCGAAGGCCAGCCAATCGTTCCAACGTGGCAATTCGCGCAGATACCACGCGCTGAAGACGACGAAGACCGAGAT from the Pirellulales bacterium genome contains:
- a CDS encoding HEAT repeat domain-containing protein; this translates as MSALASADAAERRRAAEELARLGPTAKVAALDLARACADEDREVREWATAALEEIGPPPAADLNDLVELLPAGSPDVSYWAATLLGRLGAEGARAVPPLIATLEGNGDIIVRQRAAWALGKIGRSAAAGLPALKAAMASGQPRLVKLAEEAIKKIGG
- a CDS encoding sigma-70 family RNA polymerase sigma factor, giving the protein MSHPMTATVATESGDAELLRRFRSDRNDGIRGLLARHGGRVRTILRRRYRPTLDTQLTDAALYAAAGRALERFDPRRSQLGPWLLFLADREAVNLLRGERRHRERRVEWNELEPADGQPSPEQLVADAELADVLRDAMTRLLTELERRVIEADLDAADTASATQLAEALETSEQSIYAARGRARAKLLQSPVLKKHFERP